In Primulina huaijiensis isolate GDHJ02 chromosome 4, ASM1229523v2, whole genome shotgun sequence, a genomic segment contains:
- the LOC140974743 gene encoding MLP-like protein 423 — translation MASPQHLEVDLELKCHIEKVWDCMKNATTVLPEAFPHKFDSFEVLEGDGVHAGTVYNVKFKPGHPISSSKDKVELVDEEKKIYVKRIVDGDFMKFFKEFKITIVLSPKGDNWTSLKWGCEFVKASEDIPIKPENIMADAVNTIQVLEAFILNKA, via the exons ATGGCATCCCCTCAGCATCTTGAAGTTGATCTTGAGCTGAAGTGTCATATAGAAAAGGTGTGGGACTGTATGAAAAACGCCACCACAGTTTTGCCCGAAGCTTTCCCCCATAAATTCGACAGCTTTGAAGTGCTTGAAGGCGACGGTGTGCATGCCGGAACAGTTTATAATGTCAAGTTTAAAccag GGCATCCTATTTCATCCTCAAAGGACAAGGTTGAACTGGTAGATGAAGAGAAGAAGATATACGTGAAGAGAATCGTAGATGgcgatttcatgaaatttttcaaggaaTTCAAGATAACAATTGTTCTGTCTCCCAAGGGTGATAATTGGACTTCATTGAAATGGGGATGTGAATTTGTCAAGGCAAGCGAGGATATACCCATAAAGCCAGAAAATATCATGGCTGATGCTGTCAATACTATTCAAGTCTTGGAGGCTTTTATTCTTAACAAGGCATGA